In Firmicutes bacterium ASF500, a single genomic region encodes these proteins:
- the scrK gene encoding Fructokinase, translated as MIDVVAMGELLIDFTPGGTNSKGMKMFTQNPGGAPANVLAMNARLGGKTAFIGKVGQNAFGMFLRDVLKEKGIDTSGLVLDPVTPTTLAFVHLDEKGDRSFSFYRSPGADQMLTPKEVALHLIDNCGVFHFGSVSLTHDPCRRAVFHAVEYAKKQCKLVSFDPNIRLMLWEDAEDAEDAHAQIERAIKYADILKVSEEEMAFLTGTQDLDIGSKRLLDKGAALVLVSLGEQGAYYRNHSSFGHVPAYPVNTVDTTGAGDAFIGAFLWKTKGMMREELAFMNPVQLKQMVKFANAAGAMTTTGNGAIPAMPDLEQIQSFMREKEDVLSCRQ; from the coding sequence ATGATTGACGTTGTGGCAATGGGTGAGCTTTTGATCGACTTCACTCCAGGCGGAACAAATTCCAAGGGAATGAAGATGTTCACCCAGAATCCCGGTGGCGCGCCCGCCAATGTCCTGGCAATGAACGCCCGACTGGGAGGGAAAACGGCTTTCATCGGAAAGGTGGGGCAGAATGCCTTTGGAATGTTTCTCCGGGACGTGCTGAAAGAAAAAGGTATTGATACATCCGGGCTGGTGCTTGATCCGGTTACGCCGACTACGCTGGCATTTGTTCATCTGGATGAAAAGGGGGACCGCTCCTTCTCCTTTTACCGCTCACCTGGGGCGGATCAGATGCTGACCCCCAAGGAGGTTGCCCTGCATCTGATTGATAACTGTGGTGTTTTCCACTTCGGGTCGGTTTCCCTGACCCACGATCCCTGCCGGAGAGCCGTATTCCACGCGGTGGAATATGCGAAGAAGCAGTGTAAACTGGTGAGCTTTGACCCCAATATTCGCCTTATGCTTTGGGAGGATGCAGAGGATGCAGAGGATGCCCACGCCCAGATTGAGCGAGCCATAAAATATGCTGATATTCTGAAAGTGTCGGAAGAAGAAATGGCTTTCCTCACCGGAACCCAGGATTTAGACATCGGTTCAAAGCGCCTGCTTGATAAAGGGGCGGCTCTGGTTCTGGTTTCGCTGGGAGAACAGGGCGCTTACTATCGGAATCACAGTTCTTTCGGTCACGTTCCCGCCTATCCGGTGAACACAGTCGACACAACAGGCGCTGGGGACGCTTTTATCGGTGCGTTCCTGTGGAAGACCAAAGGCATGATGCGGGAAGAATTGGCTTTCATGAATCCCGTGCAGTTGAAGCAGATGGTCAAATTCGCAAATGCCGCCGGAGCTATGACAACTACCGGCAACGGCGCTATTCCAGCCATGCCTGACCTTGAGCAAATCCAGTCTTTTATGCGTGAAAAGGAGGACGTTTTATCATGCAGGCAGTAA
- a CDS encoding IS21 family transposase ISMac9 yields MTEFTMDRLRENLEALKMKNTLEILDNYLERAVADKLNIVEVLDHIFSEEAKSKRKRAYEKQIQMSGFPIKKTLDDFDFSFQPSIDKRQIDELATMRFLENGENVVFLGPPGVGKTHLASALGLVAAQHRFSTYYINCHQLIEQLKKAHFENRLPDKLKVLAKYRMLIIDEIGYLPMDIQGANLFFQLIARRYEKTSTVFTSNKTFSQWNEVFADVTIASAILDRVLHHCTVINIKGESYRLKERKEFMRQKQQIVNTLFEQGSC; encoded by the coding sequence ATGACTGAATTTACTATGGACAGGCTGAGGGAAAACCTGGAAGCCCTTAAAATGAAAAACACCCTGGAGATTCTGGACAACTACCTGGAACGGGCGGTGGCGGACAAGCTCAACATTGTGGAGGTTTTGGATCACATTTTCTCAGAAGAAGCCAAATCCAAGCGGAAACGGGCCTATGAGAAGCAGATCCAGATGTCTGGCTTCCCCATTAAGAAGACCCTGGACGACTTCGATTTCTCTTTCCAGCCCTCCATCGATAAACGCCAAATCGATGAGTTGGCCACCATGCGCTTCCTGGAGAACGGGGAGAATGTGGTTTTCCTCGGCCCGCCAGGCGTGGGCAAGACCCATTTGGCCTCCGCCCTGGGCCTGGTGGCAGCACAGCACCGTTTCTCCACCTACTACATCAACTGCCACCAGCTTATTGAGCAGCTCAAAAAGGCCCACTTTGAGAACCGCCTGCCGGACAAGCTCAAAGTTCTGGCCAAGTACAGGATGCTCATCATTGACGAAATCGGCTATCTCCCTATGGATATCCAGGGCGCAAATCTCTTTTTCCAGCTCATTGCCAGACGGTATGAAAAAACGTCTACCGTTTTTACCTCCAACAAGACTTTCTCCCAGTGGAACGAGGTCTTTGCCGACGTCACCATCGCCTCCGCCATCCTGGATCGTGTACTGCATCACTGCACCGTTATCAACATCAAGGGTGAGTCTTACCGCCTGAAAGAACGCAAAGAATTTATGCGTCAGAAACAGCAAATCGTGAACACTCTTTTTGAGCAAGGCAGCTGCTGA